Proteins from a single region of Acidovorax sp. NCPPB 3576:
- a CDS encoding SPOR domain-containing protein, whose translation MLAHTAYSAHAALVPRRSDDSTMGTLYRAAIGPINADYYLPAFERLDIAGRPLPRWNWAAALCTLNWLVFRQLWGAALVYVAALEGVALLVFALGQTVMQWPLPVLAGVLLALLLAATVVPGLYGDAIFHADVRKRITKALSASATLPQAAEWLTRHAATRRRLGWIAAANGALAVAALALYLWIPSGASLAGLGGDNSPAAAPKPGASTNAIGMVPASVPGPAAAAASNAAAPSAVMAPQASAPASLPTAITASAPSRSAAPAAQPAASAIASAPATPASAASLPANAQKPQAPVRAPTASAATSPVTTAPTSTPATALQASAPSTRSATQAALPPLPPPATRAASSAAPATATMPTQTPAASASEPAQAPAAASKTAPASRAAPEAAKPRASAPKPPAPRAATASEKAAAPAASTTSASADPAPERRLYINVGLFADPANARRAHARLREVGLPATSQPITTSGGQKLLRVRVGPFASASQANAAAAKVRDLGLDASAAALPAPAQE comes from the coding sequence ATGCTTGCCCACACGGCTTATTCGGCCCATGCCGCCCTCGTTCCCCGACGCTCCGACGACAGCACGATGGGAACGCTGTACCGCGCTGCGATCGGCCCGATCAACGCCGACTATTACCTGCCCGCCTTCGAGCGCCTTGACATCGCAGGGCGCCCGCTGCCGCGCTGGAACTGGGCTGCAGCGCTTTGCACGCTGAATTGGCTGGTGTTCCGCCAACTGTGGGGCGCGGCTCTGGTTTACGTGGCGGCCCTCGAAGGCGTGGCCCTGCTGGTGTTTGCGCTGGGGCAAACCGTGATGCAGTGGCCGCTTCCCGTGCTGGCGGGCGTGCTGCTCGCTCTTTTGCTGGCCGCCACGGTGGTGCCGGGACTCTACGGCGACGCCATCTTCCATGCCGATGTGCGCAAGCGGATCACCAAGGCGTTGTCGGCCTCGGCCACCTTGCCCCAGGCGGCCGAATGGCTCACCCGCCACGCGGCGACCCGGCGACGGCTGGGATGGATCGCCGCCGCCAATGGGGCGCTGGCGGTCGCGGCTCTCGCGCTCTACCTGTGGATACCCTCGGGGGCATCGCTCGCCGGGCTGGGGGGGGATAACAGCCCCGCAGCTGCACCCAAGCCAGGCGCCTCAACGAACGCCATCGGAATGGTGCCGGCCTCCGTGCCGGGCCCAGCGGCAGCGGCGGCATCAAACGCAGCCGCACCCAGCGCGGTGATGGCGCCGCAAGCATCGGCGCCGGCCTCGCTGCCCACCGCCATCACCGCTTCTGCCCCCTCGCGCAGTGCGGCCCCTGCCGCGCAACCAGCAGCCAGTGCGATCGCGAGCGCGCCCGCCACGCCGGCCTCTGCCGCTTCGCTGCCGGCAAACGCACAGAAACCTCAGGCACCCGTGCGCGCGCCCACCGCGTCTGCGGCCACATCGCCGGTCACGACAGCTCCCACCTCAACGCCCGCCACAGCGCTGCAGGCTTCGGCCCCTTCCACCCGGAGCGCGACGCAAGCGGCCTTGCCACCATTGCCGCCGCCAGCCACGCGCGCCGCTTCTTCTGCCGCACCCGCAACGGCAACCATGCCAACGCAGACTCCCGCAGCATCGGCATCGGAACCGGCGCAAGCCCCTGCGGCTGCATCGAAAACCGCTCCCGCCAGCCGTGCAGCACCGGAAGCGGCGAAACCCAGGGCCTCCGCGCCAAAGCCGCCTGCGCCACGTGCCGCAACGGCATCGGAGAAAGCCGCGGCACCAGCCGCCAGCACGACCAGCGCCAGCGCAGATCCGGCACCCGAGCGCCGCCTGTACATCAACGTCGGCCTTTTCGCCGACCCGGCCAATGCGCGCCGCGCCCACGCCAGGTTGCGCGAGGTGGGCTTGCCAGCCACGTCGCAACCCATCACGACATCGGGCGGCCAGAAGCTGTTGCGCGTGCGGGTCGGGCCGTTTGCCTCCGCTTCGCAAGCCAACGCCGCCGCAGCCAAAGTGCGCGACCTGGGGCTGGACGCCTCCGCCGCCGCGCTGCCCGCCCCGGCGCAGGAATGA
- a CDS encoding SAM-dependent methyltransferase codes for MTLPTPSTGLPTDGTQAVASAPHRTTWRSRPLQRVLRRLLTNVSCGTLTVELPGGERAEGRGAEPGPHGTIVLHRWRPLWRLAVGGDLGLAESYRQGEWSSPDLAALLELGVRNEAGWGRALQASLPARLLARLFHLRRANTRRGSRQNIAFHYDMGNDFYAQWLDPDMLYSSAIYATGQESLEQAQQAKLARIATLLAPQAGERVLEIGCGWGALAIALARDTGAAVTGLTLSSEQLRHARERVREEALTEHIDLRLQDYRDVEGQFDHIVSIEMLEAVGERYWPAYFETLKERLRPGGRAVVQVITIADSHFEQYRNTTDFIQRYIFPGGMLPSPSRLRQALANAGLALQASETFGDSYATTLAEWRHRFLSAWPTIEPQGFDAPFRRLWEYYLCYCEAGFSTGRVDVGLYTIVHAAPADAAQATQKAPLHQG; via the coding sequence ATGACCCTCCCTACCCCCTCCACCGGACTCCCGACGGACGGCACCCAGGCGGTCGCGTCGGCGCCCCACCGGACCACCTGGCGGTCGCGGCCCCTGCAGCGCGTGCTGCGCCGCCTGCTGACCAACGTGAGCTGCGGCACGCTGACCGTGGAACTGCCCGGAGGCGAGCGTGCTGAAGGCCGCGGCGCCGAGCCCGGCCCCCACGGCACCATCGTGCTGCACCGCTGGCGGCCGCTGTGGCGCCTGGCCGTGGGCGGGGACCTGGGCCTGGCGGAGAGCTACCGCCAGGGCGAGTGGTCCAGCCCCGACCTGGCCGCCCTGCTGGAGCTGGGCGTGCGCAACGAGGCCGGCTGGGGCCGTGCGCTGCAGGCCAGCCTGCCGGCGCGGCTGCTGGCACGGCTGTTCCATCTGCGCCGCGCCAACACCCGCCGGGGCAGCCGCCAGAACATCGCCTTCCACTACGACATGGGCAATGACTTCTACGCCCAGTGGCTGGACCCGGACATGCTCTATTCCAGCGCCATCTACGCCACCGGCCAGGAATCGCTGGAGCAGGCGCAGCAGGCCAAACTGGCCCGCATCGCGACCCTGCTGGCGCCCCAGGCCGGCGAGCGCGTGCTGGAGATCGGCTGCGGCTGGGGCGCCCTGGCCATCGCCCTGGCCCGCGACACGGGGGCCGCCGTGACCGGCCTCACCCTCTCGTCCGAGCAACTGCGCCATGCCCGCGAGCGCGTGCGCGAAGAAGCGCTCACGGAACACATCGACCTGCGGCTGCAGGACTACCGCGATGTCGAAGGCCAGTTCGACCACATCGTCTCCATCGAAATGCTGGAAGCCGTGGGCGAGCGCTATTGGCCCGCCTACTTCGAGACGCTCAAGGAGCGGCTGCGCCCCGGCGGCCGGGCCGTGGTGCAGGTCATCACCATTGCCGACTCGCATTTCGAGCAGTACCGCAACACCACGGACTTCATCCAGCGCTACATCTTCCCGGGCGGCATGCTGCCGTCGCCCTCACGGCTGCGGCAAGCGCTGGCCAACGCCGGCCTGGCGCTGCAGGCGTCGGAAACCTTCGGCGACAGCTACGCAACCACCCTGGCCGAATGGCGCCACCGCTTTTTAAGCGCGTGGCCCACCATCGAGCCGCAGGGCTTCGATGCGCCGTTCCGGCGGCTGTGGGAGTACTACCTGTGCTACTGCGAAGCCGGTTTCAGCACCGGGCGGGTGGATGTGGGTCTGTACACCATCGTGCATGCGGCACCTGCCGACGCGGCCCAGGCCACGCAAAAAGCCCCGCTCCACCAAGGTTGA
- a CDS encoding DUF1295 domain-containing protein has protein sequence MNTSATVTWALYSLAWALSVSALTWLGSLARKDASLADRAWPVLIAGCGAVYWALAPTVGARGIALLLLSGVWGLRLCAYITRRNWGHGEDHRYRAMRERNRPNFAFKSLYLVFGLQALLAWIVSAPLLAGLAATPGALSVIDWIGMALAVFGIVFEAVGDAQMARFKSDPAHAGQVMDRGLWRFTRHPNYFGEACVWWGIWLLAVGATGWAGVWTVVSPLLMTVLLLRVSGVALLEKDIAERRPAYRDYMLRTNAFIPGPPRTKARR, from the coding sequence ATGAACACCTCGGCAACCGTCACCTGGGCCTTGTACAGTCTCGCCTGGGCCCTGTCCGTTTCCGCCCTCACCTGGTTGGGGAGCCTCGCCCGCAAGGACGCCAGCCTGGCAGACCGGGCGTGGCCTGTGCTCATTGCCGGCTGCGGGGCGGTGTACTGGGCGTTGGCGCCCACCGTGGGCGCCAGAGGCATCGCCCTGTTGCTGCTTTCGGGCGTTTGGGGGCTGCGGCTGTGTGCGTACATCACGCGGCGCAATTGGGGGCACGGAGAGGACCACCGCTACCGTGCCATGCGCGAACGCAACCGCCCGAACTTCGCGTTCAAAAGCCTGTACCTGGTGTTCGGCCTCCAGGCCTTGCTGGCGTGGATCGTCTCGGCGCCGCTGCTTGCCGGCCTGGCCGCAACGCCGGGCGCACTGAGCGTGATCGACTGGATCGGCATGGCCCTGGCCGTCTTCGGCATCGTATTCGAAGCGGTGGGCGATGCCCAGATGGCCCGCTTCAAATCCGACCCGGCCCATGCGGGGCAGGTCATGGACCGGGGCCTGTGGCGGTTCACGCGCCACCCCAACTACTTCGGTGAAGCCTGCGTTTGGTGGGGCATCTGGCTCTTGGCGGTGGGCGCAACCGGGTGGGCAGGCGTCTGGACCGTGGTTTCCCCCTTGCTCATGACGGTCCTGCTGCTGCGCGTCTCGGGTGTGGCGCTGCTGGAGAAAGACATCGCAGAACGCCGCCCCGCTTATCGCGACTACATGCTGCGCACCAACGCCTTCATTCCGGGCCCGCCGCGCACGAAAGCCCGCCGATGA
- a CDS encoding DUF6134 family protein, with amino-acid sequence MTCRPSLLRTRPALCATALLWATSAAPAAAAMPAAGEWKFQVTLDGEPIGEHRFRLMATAAEQRTLTSEARFTVKLLGITVYRYRHDARELWRNGCLEALTAQTQDDGKVTPVDLRFPAPGSALPPSEGMPACAMSFAYWNPAIRSQTQLLNAQTGKVDAVQMARQDEGSIDVRGETVAAVRWRITGPPQPIDLWYAADGAWIGLDSTVGGGRKLSYRLK; translated from the coding sequence ATGACTTGTCGCCCCTCCCTTCTTCGCACACGACCTGCGCTGTGCGCCACCGCGCTGCTTTGGGCCACGTCTGCCGCCCCCGCTGCCGCGGCGATGCCGGCAGCGGGCGAGTGGAAATTCCAGGTGACGTTGGACGGCGAGCCGATCGGCGAACACCGTTTTCGCCTCATGGCGACTGCGGCCGAGCAACGCACGCTGACCAGCGAAGCGCGTTTTACCGTCAAGCTGCTCGGCATCACCGTGTACCGCTACCGGCATGACGCCCGCGAACTCTGGCGCAATGGCTGCCTTGAAGCCCTCACGGCGCAGACGCAGGACGACGGCAAGGTCACCCCAGTGGACTTGCGCTTTCCCGCACCCGGCAGCGCCTTACCGCCGAGTGAAGGCATGCCTGCATGCGCCATGAGCTTTGCGTATTGGAACCCGGCCATCCGCAGCCAGACGCAGTTGCTCAATGCCCAGACGGGCAAGGTCGATGCGGTGCAAATGGCGCGGCAGGACGAAGGCTCCATCGATGTGCGCGGCGAAACCGTTGCCGCGGTGCGCTGGCGCATCACCGGGCCGCCCCAACCCATCGATCTTTGGTATGCCGCCGACGGCGCGTGGATCGGCCTCGATTCCACCGTGGGCGGCGGCCGCAAACTCAGCTACCGATTGAAATAA
- a CDS encoding DUF1365 domain-containing protein: MTGQSALYAGRVMHQRLSPARHRLQYRVFSLLIDLDELAGLDRHLRLFSVNRFNLFSLHEKDYGGADGLSMREHVDGQLAQAGLATGGRIQMLTMPRILGYVFNPLTVYFCHRPDGALQALLYEVSNTFGERHSYLIAVPEAQQHATRIRQSCEKDFHVSPFLGLSMRYAFDVALPAAQRDHLGIGITASDASGPVLVARFHARRRTLSDRALARTFITHPLLTLKVMGAIHWEALKLWVKGVPLHSKPPAPALPVTIIKAKDL, from the coding sequence GTGACCGGCCAGTCCGCGCTCTACGCCGGCCGCGTGATGCACCAGCGGCTCAGTCCCGCCCGGCACCGGCTGCAGTACCGCGTCTTTTCGCTGCTGATCGACCTCGACGAGTTGGCTGGCCTGGACCGCCACCTGCGCTTGTTCTCCGTCAACCGCTTCAACCTGTTCAGCCTGCACGAAAAGGACTACGGCGGCGCCGACGGGCTATCGATGCGCGAGCATGTCGATGGACAACTGGCGCAAGCCGGACTGGCAACCGGCGGCCGAATCCAAATGCTGACCATGCCGCGCATCCTGGGCTATGTCTTCAACCCGCTGACCGTGTACTTTTGCCACCGGCCCGACGGCGCGCTCCAGGCCCTGCTCTACGAAGTCAGCAACACCTTCGGCGAGCGTCATAGCTACCTCATCGCCGTGCCCGAAGCGCAGCAGCACGCCACCCGCATCCGTCAGTCGTGCGAGAAGGACTTCCATGTGTCGCCCTTTCTGGGGCTGTCGATGCGCTATGCCTTCGACGTGGCTCTTCCGGCGGCGCAGCGCGACCACCTGGGCATCGGCATCACGGCCAGCGATGCGAGCGGCCCGGTGCTGGTCGCCCGCTTCCACGCGCGCCGCCGAACCCTGAGCGACCGTGCCCTCGCCCGCACCTTCATCACCCACCCGCTGCTCACGCTCAAAGTGATGGGCGCCATCCACTGGGAAGCGCTCAAGCTCTGGGTCAAAGGCGTGCCCCTGCACTCCAAGCCGCCCGCCCCGGCCCTGCCCGTGACCATCATCAAAGCCAAGGACCTATGA
- a CDS encoding NAD(P)/FAD-dependent oxidoreductase translates to MTIHAAPAPASRPHTVPSGRALDVAVIGSGISGLSAAWLLAQRHQVTLFEADHRPGGHSHTVQVPGPDGDIAVDTGFIVYNESAYPNLTALFAHLQVATLATDMSFGVSLDGGALEYSGSGFGGVFAQRSNLLRPRFWSMLRDLVRFYRQAPADVHRLDDLSLDAYLDQHGYGRAFREDHLYPMAAAIWSTPAARIGEYPVKAFVRFCENHHLLNLGHRPAWRTVQGGSQRYVQKLTNVLGQGMHLESAAIEIRRTAEGVYVRTGDAQESRRFDQVVIATHADQALRLLPDASEAESTLLGAFGYSRNRAVLHNDPALMPQRRAVWSSWNYAAERERSEALSVTYWMNRLQHIPDTTPLFLTLNPTQEPHPRHLLHTQTYEHPIFNGAAMRAQRSLWTLQGQRRTWFCGAYFGSGFHEDGLQAGLAVAEALGGVRRPWNVDNESGRIHLPAHASATAHQGNTP, encoded by the coding sequence ATGACAATCCATGCGGCGCCCGCGCCCGCATCGCGCCCCCATACCGTCCCATCGGGGCGTGCACTTGACGTGGCCGTGATCGGCAGCGGCATTTCCGGCCTGTCGGCAGCGTGGCTGCTCGCGCAGCGCCACCAGGTCACGCTGTTCGAGGCCGATCACCGGCCTGGCGGCCACAGCCACACCGTGCAGGTGCCTGGCCCTGACGGCGACATCGCCGTGGATACCGGCTTCATCGTCTACAACGAGTCGGCCTACCCCAACCTGACCGCGCTGTTCGCCCACCTGCAGGTCGCCACCCTGGCCACCGACATGTCCTTCGGCGTGAGCCTGGATGGCGGTGCGCTCGAATACAGCGGCTCGGGCTTCGGTGGCGTTTTCGCGCAGCGCAGCAACCTGCTGCGCCCGCGTTTCTGGTCGATGCTGCGCGACCTGGTGCGCTTTTATCGCCAGGCGCCGGCCGACGTGCACCGGCTCGACGACCTCTCGCTCGATGCCTACCTCGACCAGCACGGCTATGGCCGGGCCTTCCGCGAGGATCACCTCTATCCCATGGCCGCGGCCATCTGGTCCACGCCCGCGGCACGCATCGGCGAATACCCCGTGAAGGCGTTCGTGCGCTTTTGCGAAAACCACCACCTGCTGAACCTCGGGCACCGCCCGGCCTGGCGCACCGTGCAAGGCGGCAGCCAGCGTTACGTGCAAAAGCTCACGAATGTGCTCGGGCAGGGGATGCACCTGGAAAGTGCAGCCATCGAAATACGGCGCACCGCAGAAGGCGTTTATGTGCGTACAGGCGATGCGCAGGAGTCGCGGCGCTTCGATCAGGTGGTCATCGCCACGCATGCCGACCAGGCCCTGCGCCTGCTGCCGGATGCCAGCGAAGCCGAGTCCACGCTGCTCGGCGCCTTCGGCTACAGCCGCAACCGCGCCGTGCTGCACAACGATCCGGCCCTCATGCCCCAGCGCCGTGCCGTTTGGTCCAGCTGGAACTATGCGGCCGAGCGCGAGCGCAGCGAGGCCCTGAGCGTGACCTACTGGATGAACCGCCTGCAGCACATTCCGGACACGACCCCGCTGTTTCTCACGCTCAACCCAACGCAGGAGCCGCACCCCCGCCACCTGCTGCACACGCAGACCTACGAGCACCCCATCTTCAACGGCGCCGCCATGCGGGCCCAGCGATCGCTGTGGACACTGCAGGGCCAGCGCCGTACGTGGTTCTGCGGCGCCTACTTCGGTTCCGGCTTCCATGAAGACGGCCTGCAGGCCGGCCTTGCCGTGGCCGAGGCCCTGGGCGGCGTGCGCCGGCCCTGGAACGTGGACAACGAGTCCGGCCGCATCCATCTGCCGGCCCACGCAAGCGCAACGGCGCACCAGGGAAACACACCGTGA
- a CDS encoding histidine kinase famiy protein, translated as MSSSEKPPIPGQWQAYVAEGAPSEVSDHRDDIFFAAIETTRMPMLVTDPRQPDNPIVFCNRAFVAMTGYDIDDIMGHNCRFLQGPGTDRNTIAAIREAVGERREISLELLNYRKDGSSFWNALFISPVYNSRRELVYFFASQLDVSRRRDAEEALSQAQKMEALGQLTGGISHDFNNLLQVMSGHLDVMRVKNRNNRLALQDIDRSIDSIRSAVAKASTLTQQLLAFSRKQKLKGRVVNLNNLARGMATLAERTLGEAIEMEYVLGEDMPNCELDNTQLEVAMLNLLLNSRDAMPNGGRIRVETKGIDLSAQDGNAFSGLQPGRYATISVTDTGTGIPTEVVSRVMDPFFTTKEEGKGTGLGLSMVYGFAKQSGGAVTIYSEVGLGTTVRMYFPAVHGRPHPELAESLSSKSRGGNETILVVDDRVEVADLACAMLEGLGYKVHVAHSAHAALELVRSLPQQALPDLLFTDVVMPGGLNGYELARELRKTVAGIHILLTTGFDRDMGSLSNVAPTEFEILKKPYRLADLARSVRMVLDGATGNKT; from the coding sequence ATGAGCAGCAGCGAAAAGCCCCCCATACCCGGCCAGTGGCAAGCCTACGTGGCCGAAGGCGCCCCCAGCGAAGTGTCTGACCACCGGGACGACATCTTCTTTGCGGCCATCGAAACCACCCGCATGCCGATGCTGGTGACCGATCCCCGCCAGCCCGACAACCCCATCGTGTTCTGCAACCGGGCCTTCGTGGCCATGACCGGTTACGACATCGACGACATCATGGGCCACAACTGCCGCTTCCTGCAGGGCCCGGGGACCGACCGCAACACCATCGCCGCCATTCGCGAAGCCGTCGGGGAGCGTCGCGAGATTTCGCTGGAACTGCTGAACTACCGCAAGGACGGCTCTTCGTTCTGGAATGCATTGTTCATCTCCCCCGTCTATAACAGCCGGCGCGAACTGGTGTATTTCTTCGCCTCGCAGTTGGACGTGAGCCGGCGCCGCGACGCCGAAGAAGCCCTTTCTCAGGCGCAAAAGATGGAAGCCCTGGGGCAGCTCACCGGCGGCATCTCCCACGACTTCAACAACCTGCTGCAGGTCATGTCGGGGCACCTGGACGTGATGCGGGTCAAGAACCGCAACAACCGCTTGGCGCTGCAGGACATCGACCGCTCCATCGACAGCATCCGCAGCGCAGTCGCCAAGGCCTCCACGCTGACCCAACAGTTACTGGCGTTCTCGCGCAAGCAAAAGCTCAAAGGGCGGGTCGTCAACCTCAACAACCTCGCCAGAGGCATGGCCACGCTGGCCGAACGCACGCTCGGCGAAGCCATCGAGATGGAATATGTGCTGGGCGAAGACATGCCCAACTGCGAACTGGACAACACGCAGCTCGAAGTGGCGATGCTCAATCTGTTGCTCAATTCCCGTGACGCCATGCCCAACGGAGGCCGCATTCGCGTGGAAACCAAAGGCATCGATCTCAGCGCGCAGGACGGAAACGCTTTCTCAGGACTGCAGCCTGGCCGCTACGCCACCATTTCGGTGACCGACACCGGCACCGGCATCCCGACCGAAGTGGTGTCGCGCGTGATGGACCCTTTCTTCACCACCAAGGAAGAAGGCAAGGGCACAGGCCTGGGCTTATCCATGGTGTATGGGTTTGCCAAGCAGTCGGGCGGCGCCGTCACCATCTATTCGGAAGTGGGCCTGGGCACGACCGTCCGCATGTATTTCCCTGCGGTCCACGGCCGTCCCCATCCAGAGCTGGCCGAATCGCTGTCATCCAAAAGCCGGGGAGGCAACGAAACCATTCTGGTGGTGGACGACCGGGTCGAGGTGGCCGACCTGGCGTGCGCCATGCTCGAAGGGCTGGGCTACAAGGTGCATGTGGCCCACAGCGCGCATGCCGCGTTGGAGCTGGTGCGCTCGTTGCCGCAGCAGGCGCTGCCAGACCTGCTTTTCACCGACGTGGTCATGCCCGGGGGACTCAACGGCTATGAACTCGCCCGGGAACTGCGCAAGACCGTCGCCGGCATCCATATTCTCTTGACCACCGGGTTTGACCGCGACATGGGCAGCCTGTCCAACGTGGCCCCGACCGAGTTCGAGATCCTGAAAAAACCCTACCGGCTGGCAGACCTTGCACGCAGCGTGCGCATGGTGCTGGATGGCGCCACAGGCAACAAGACCTGA
- a CDS encoding ChrR family anti-sigma-E factor has protein sequence MTIQHHPADDVLLAQAAGHLPAAASLLIQAHVAMCAHCRERLCTLEMLGGAMLDAISPATLEPDALARTLAAIDGSAHRHGRDSTRRASTRPASWPEGAFWPDALDACQVSPWHWLGPGMRWSRVTLPGDAKANVLLLRIGAGKRLPQHTHSEIEWTQVLHGAFHDGRALFGPGDFDGADTQVHHQPVVEPGGECICLAGIEGRVVFDGAIARWVGALAGM, from the coding sequence ATGACGATCCAACACCATCCCGCAGACGACGTGCTGCTGGCCCAGGCCGCCGGGCACTTGCCGGCGGCCGCATCGCTGCTGATCCAGGCGCATGTGGCCATGTGCGCGCATTGCCGAGAGCGACTTTGCACGCTCGAAATGTTAGGCGGGGCCATGCTGGACGCCATTTCCCCGGCCACCTTGGAGCCCGATGCCTTGGCGCGCACCCTGGCTGCGATCGACGGTTCTGCGCATCGCCACGGCCGTGATTCCACCCGCCGGGCATCGACGCGCCCCGCGTCCTGGCCTGAAGGCGCTTTCTGGCCGGATGCGCTCGATGCCTGCCAGGTGTCGCCCTGGCATTGGCTGGGCCCTGGTATGCGCTGGAGCCGCGTGACCCTGCCTGGCGATGCAAAAGCCAATGTTCTGCTGCTGCGCATCGGTGCAGGCAAGCGTTTGCCGCAGCACACGCACAGCGAAATCGAGTGGACCCAGGTGTTGCATGGCGCCTTCCACGATGGACGTGCGCTGTTCGGCCCGGGGGATTTCGATGGTGCCGACACGCAGGTGCACCATCAGCCGGTGGTGGAGCCGGGGGGCGAGTGCATCTGTCTTGCGGGCATCGAGGGCCGGGTGGTTTTCGATGGCGCCATCGCGCGCTGGGTTGGCGCGCTCGCTGGGATGTGA
- a CDS encoding sigma-70 family RNA polymerase sigma factor: MTQPNTLGAHLTADALSALVQAVAAQGDRQAFAALFKHFAPRVKAYLVRLGTPESVAEDLAQEALVSVWRKAHLFDPAHAGVSTWVFTIARNLRVDYFRRRSNLALELDEGQAEQLPDTAPPLDEHCYAAQQESEVQRALQQLSPDQAQVLRLSFFEEHPHARIAQDLGIPLGTVKSRVRLAMNHLRRLLGHLEP; encoded by the coding sequence GTGACCCAGCCAAACACGTTAGGAGCCCATCTGACGGCAGACGCGTTGAGCGCCCTGGTCCAGGCAGTGGCCGCCCAGGGCGACCGCCAGGCATTCGCTGCGCTGTTCAAGCACTTCGCGCCGCGCGTGAAGGCCTACCTGGTGCGTCTGGGCACCCCGGAGAGCGTGGCGGAAGACCTGGCACAGGAGGCGCTGGTCAGCGTCTGGCGCAAGGCGCACCTGTTCGACCCGGCCCACGCCGGCGTTTCCACCTGGGTTTTCACGATTGCGCGCAACCTGCGGGTGGATTATTTCCGGCGCCGATCCAATCTGGCGCTGGAGCTGGACGAAGGGCAGGCCGAACAGTTGCCCGACACTGCGCCGCCGCTCGATGAGCACTGCTACGCCGCGCAACAAGAAAGCGAAGTGCAGCGTGCCCTGCAGCAGCTGTCGCCCGATCAGGCGCAGGTCTTGCGGCTGTCTTTCTTCGAAGAGCATCCCCACGCCCGGATCGCGCAGGATCTGGGCATTCCGCTGGGCACCGTGAAGTCTCGCGTTCGCCTGGCGATGAACCATTTGCGCCGGTTGCTCGGCCACCTTGAGCCATGA
- a CDS encoding I78 family peptidase inhibitor, translated as MSQRSLTAFALAAAALLAGCTTNAPWGSSTPSTSSTGAPVGGLCSGPPAQMVVGQNSTAKVVEEARVRSGAQMARVLRPDQIVTKEFDATRLNLQVDANGRIVAARCG; from the coding sequence ATGTCCCAACGTTCCCTGACGGCCTTCGCCCTCGCCGCCGCCGCTCTGCTGGCAGGCTGCACCACCAACGCCCCCTGGGGCAGTTCCACGCCGAGCACCAGCAGCACGGGCGCGCCCGTGGGCGGCCTCTGCAGCGGCCCGCCCGCGCAGATGGTGGTGGGCCAGAACAGCACGGCCAAAGTGGTTGAAGAGGCGCGGGTGCGCTCCGGCGCGCAGATGGCCCGGGTGCTTCGCCCCGACCAGATCGTGACCAAGGAATTCGACGCCACGCGACTGAATCTGCAGGTGGATGCCAACGGCCGCATCGTCGCGGCACGCTGCGGCTGA
- a CDS encoding DUF2177 family protein yields MMIRPLAVAYASTALVFLALDAVWLSTMADRLYRPGIGHLMQDKFSVAPAALFYLIYVAGVVVMAVLPAVEQRSWVSALGMGALLGFIAYATYDLTNQATLKDWPWSVTIADMCWGAFVTGAAATAACLATLRWGGPLR; encoded by the coding sequence ATGATGATCCGCCCCCTTGCCGTCGCTTACGCCTCCACCGCCCTCGTCTTTTTGGCGCTCGACGCCGTATGGCTCAGCACCATGGCCGACCGCCTTTACCGCCCCGGCATCGGGCACCTCATGCAGGACAAATTTTCGGTGGCGCCTGCCGCGTTGTTCTACCTGATCTACGTGGCCGGCGTGGTCGTGATGGCCGTGCTACCCGCGGTGGAGCAGCGCAGTTGGGTGTCGGCACTGGGCATGGGCGCTCTGCTGGGATTCATCGCCTATGCGACCTACGACCTGACCAACCAGGCGACATTGAAAGACTGGCCGTGGAGCGTGACGATCGCCGACATGTGCTGGGGCGCCTTCGTCACGGGTGCTGCCGCCACGGCGGCCTGCCTGGCCACCCTGCGTTGGGGCGGCCCACTGCGCTGA